A single bacterium HR11 DNA region contains:
- the tlyC_1 gene encoding Hemolysin C: MDSPYLSAWAWQGVTWGGWLPYAGAMYLWIWDHAIETWLQRRPPPSSSRLVRTHTLHPRMWPYYRMIQGLLLIGTAVFWVSLLWGRLAGSARLGLAALLLYVLPVLGTAMGRWWGHRRPPWAGWAWRPAWVILSVEALLLEPFGLMDRALRLVQAATPDLETETPESAAPAEEVTFQPETVEDILIPRTDLTAYSADTPVEEIARALLQTHYSWAVVYDTVPERWVGVVTWEHLIEGLLTNPKRPIRQVGWAEPLTVPEGQRLVTLWRTWSTGYPPVAFVYDEYGEVLGLLRWVDLAASLARAADREVGAEDYARRYYETWSENEWVVRGRCPIELFWQMADLDPGQMPRHLETVAGWVASMVPHLPAVGEVIRWNGLEFTILEVKGRRLEKIRVVRRPPAPPDHVPDGGDQAVRP, translated from the coding sequence ATGGACAGTCCCTACCTATCGGCATGGGCCTGGCAGGGGGTGACGTGGGGTGGGTGGCTCCCTTACGCGGGGGCCATGTATCTATGGATATGGGACCACGCCATCGAGACTTGGCTTCAACGGCGGCCCCCGCCGTCTTCATCCCGGTTGGTCCGGACTCATACCTTGCATCCCCGTATGTGGCCGTACTATCGGATGATCCAGGGTCTCCTGTTGATCGGTACGGCCGTCTTCTGGGTGAGCCTCCTGTGGGGGCGTCTCGCCGGGTCGGCCCGCTTGGGGCTGGCGGCCTTACTGCTCTATGTCTTGCCGGTCCTGGGTACGGCGATGGGTCGATGGTGGGGTCACCGTCGACCCCCCTGGGCAGGCTGGGCGTGGCGGCCGGCCTGGGTCATCCTATCGGTCGAGGCCCTTCTATTGGAACCCTTCGGCCTCATGGATCGGGCCCTAAGGCTCGTCCAAGCCGCCACCCCGGACCTGGAGACTGAGACCCCCGAATCGGCCGCCCCGGCCGAAGAAGTCACGTTTCAACCGGAAACGGTCGAGGACATCCTGATCCCCCGGACGGACTTGACCGCTTATTCAGCCGACACGCCGGTCGAGGAGATCGCTCGGGCCTTGCTCCAGACCCACTATTCGTGGGCGGTCGTCTATGATACCGTCCCGGAACGCTGGGTCGGCGTCGTGACCTGGGAACACCTGATCGAGGGCCTGTTGACGAACCCCAAGCGCCCCATCCGCCAGGTCGGGTGGGCCGAACCCCTGACGGTCCCAGAGGGTCAGCGTCTCGTCACGCTTTGGCGGACGTGGTCGACAGGCTATCCCCCGGTCGCCTTCGTCTACGACGAATACGGGGAAGTCTTGGGCCTCCTCCGATGGGTCGATTTGGCCGCCAGCTTGGCCCGGGCGGCGGACCGGGAAGTCGGGGCCGAGGATTACGCCCGACGGTATTACGAGACGTGGTCCGAAAACGAGTGGGTCGTACGCGGCCGCTGTCCCATCGAGTTGTTCTGGCAGATGGCCGACCTGGACCCGGGTCAGATGCCTCGACATTTGGAGACCGTCGCCGGTTGGGTCGCTTCCATGGTGCCCCATCTGCCGGCCGTCGGCGAAGTCATCCGATGGAACGGCTTGGAGTTCACTATCCTGGAGGTCAAGGGCCGGCGATTAGAGAAAATCCGAGTCGTCCGTCGCCCCCCGGCCCCGCCAGACCACGTACCGGACGGGGGCGATCAGGCAGTACGGCCGTAG
- the ybeY gene encoding Endoribonuclease YbeY: MRWTWIRRYRGPSVPRRTLESILDATADFLGVPDQRVTIVLAGDRLVARLKGQYLGEPRPTDVLAFPFRETLPDGETYLGDIVLSIPVAQRQAQAQGHALEYELAVLLVHGFLHLLGHDHEVDQGEMAALEREIRRRFIDPAFRGANSE, translated from the coding sequence ATGCGCTGGACGTGGATTCGTCGTTACCGAGGCCCATCGGTTCCCCGTCGGACGTTGGAGTCGATCTTAGACGCCACGGCCGATTTTCTGGGCGTCCCCGACCAGCGGGTGACCATCGTACTGGCTGGCGATCGGCTGGTGGCTCGTCTGAAGGGTCAGTACCTGGGAGAGCCCCGGCCGACGGACGTCCTGGCCTTTCCGTTCCGAGAGACCCTCCCGGATGGGGAGACTTACCTGGGGGACATCGTCCTTTCCATTCCGGTAGCTCAGCGCCAAGCGCAGGCCCAGGGGCACGCCTTGGAGTACGAACTGGCCGTCTTGCTCGTTCATGGCTTCCTGCACTTATTAGGCCATGACCACGAGGTCGATCAGGGGGAAATGGCGGCCCTGGAACGGGAAATCCGACGTCGGTTCATCGACCCCGCCTTCCGGGGGGCGAATAGCGAGTAG
- the pgpH gene encoding Cyclic-di-AMP phosphodiesterase PgpH, translated as MRSSEVPPERRWGHWVRDGVRWVRDPRVWWGLAAGVWTFWLLFWQQAHSIPRWTAGTVASQTVRSPFHLIVVDEEETRAQRERARQEVPPVYAWDPQVGRVLHERLTGIFQAGRSWDGRSSLPPELEALPEAVRRWFHQRGFGKDLEDRLRAGIDEVYRHYIITDASLIQTDLEGRLVIRDVYSGREILGRPADLHLWTGADVRQFWQKRVEGGGAGSAAVAAWLADQSLANLWPQMEETLARQRRAMESVPEVRVEIRRGQTIIRAGQTVTPQVERVLSRLAAQRTPRTLIPLAIGLALWTGLMIGLLYYGMTRLPLRNITLSHKPLFATGVTIWLLLWTLVFVETRYVVAGLAAIGLPESWESAFFFSLPLSLGTCLWVLLGDWARAGWFGLWMAPLVGFFLGVDFWQFLYILGAVLFPIVTFRRYHRRIDLFINGFRLSLLLTAWEGLLLWVQFQTGAPTRPLQSLGMAFVGGLESAILTFVVLPVLESVFNIVTEMKLLELSNLQHPLLQQLALRAPGTYFHSIAVGQLAEAAAKAIGANGLLLRVAALYHDIGKMARPGYFAENQHSGNPHDRTHPNISRLIILSHIKEGIELARKHRLPQVIVDMIPQHHGTKLLLYFYKKAQALYPPGAPPEESAYRYAGPKPQTKEAAILMLADSVEAAARSLREPTPKKLENVVDRIIEYCLRDGQLDETELTLGELSRIRDALWKTLVTMYHQRVQYPGFDFGEGPVSFEMPSLRGEEVEQPSGSWRRVK; from the coding sequence ATGAGAAGCTCGGAAGTTCCTCCGGAACGTCGTTGGGGCCATTGGGTCCGGGATGGGGTCCGGTGGGTCCGGGATCCCCGGGTGTGGTGGGGCCTCGCCGCCGGGGTATGGACCTTTTGGCTTTTGTTCTGGCAGCAGGCCCATTCGATTCCCCGATGGACGGCTGGGACCGTCGCCTCCCAGACGGTTCGGAGTCCCTTTCATTTGATCGTCGTCGATGAAGAGGAGACGCGCGCCCAGCGGGAGCGGGCCCGTCAGGAGGTCCCGCCTGTCTATGCCTGGGACCCCCAAGTCGGTCGAGTCCTCCACGAGCGCCTGACGGGGATCTTTCAGGCGGGCCGGTCGTGGGACGGCCGGTCGTCCCTCCCGCCTGAGTTGGAGGCCCTGCCCGAGGCCGTCCGTCGTTGGTTCCACCAGCGGGGCTTTGGTAAGGACCTGGAGGACCGACTTCGGGCCGGTATCGATGAGGTCTACCGCCATTACATCATCACCGATGCCTCCCTCATCCAGACGGACCTGGAAGGTCGCCTCGTCATCCGGGACGTTTACAGCGGCCGGGAAATCCTGGGTCGGCCGGCCGACTTGCATCTCTGGACCGGTGCCGACGTTCGTCAGTTCTGGCAGAAGCGGGTCGAGGGCGGTGGGGCCGGGTCGGCCGCCGTGGCCGCCTGGCTGGCCGACCAGAGCTTGGCCAATCTATGGCCCCAGATGGAAGAGACCCTGGCCCGGCAACGGCGGGCCATGGAATCGGTCCCCGAGGTCCGGGTCGAGATTCGGCGGGGCCAGACGATCATCCGGGCCGGTCAGACCGTGACGCCGCAGGTCGAGCGGGTCCTAAGTCGGCTGGCCGCCCAACGCACGCCCCGGACGCTGATCCCCCTGGCCATCGGACTGGCCTTGTGGACGGGCCTGATGATCGGCCTGCTTTACTACGGGATGACGCGGCTTCCCCTTCGGAACATCACCCTCAGTCATAAGCCCTTGTTTGCGACGGGCGTGACCATCTGGCTACTCCTATGGACTCTCGTCTTTGTCGAGACACGGTACGTCGTCGCCGGTCTGGCGGCGATCGGCCTCCCCGAATCCTGGGAATCGGCCTTTTTCTTCAGCCTGCCTCTGTCCCTGGGGACCTGTCTGTGGGTCCTCTTGGGTGACTGGGCCCGGGCCGGATGGTTTGGCCTCTGGATGGCCCCGCTCGTCGGGTTCTTCTTGGGCGTGGACTTCTGGCAGTTCTTATACATCCTTGGGGCGGTCCTTTTCCCGATCGTCACCTTCCGGCGGTATCATCGCCGGATCGACCTCTTCATCAACGGATTCCGGCTGAGCCTCCTTCTGACGGCCTGGGAGGGCTTGCTCCTGTGGGTCCAGTTCCAGACGGGTGCCCCGACGCGGCCCCTGCAAAGCCTCGGGATGGCCTTCGTAGGGGGGCTCGAGTCCGCCATCCTGACCTTCGTCGTCCTCCCCGTCCTGGAGAGCGTCTTCAACATCGTCACGGAGATGAAGCTCTTGGAGCTGAGTAACCTCCAGCATCCCCTTCTCCAGCAATTGGCCCTGCGGGCGCCGGGGACCTACTTCCACAGCATCGCCGTCGGCCAACTGGCCGAGGCCGCCGCCAAGGCCATCGGGGCCAACGGCCTCCTCCTGCGGGTGGCGGCCCTCTATCACGACATCGGCAAGATGGCGCGCCCCGGGTACTTTGCCGAGAACCAACATTCGGGGAATCCGCACGACCGGACTCATCCGAACATCAGCCGCCTCATCATCCTGTCCCACATCAAGGAGGGCATCGAGCTGGCCCGCAAGCACCGTCTCCCGCAGGTCATCGTCGATATGATCCCCCAGCATCATGGCACGAAACTGCTCCTGTACTTCTATAAAAAGGCCCAGGCCCTCTATCCACCGGGGGCACCGCCAGAGGAAAGTGCGTACCGCTATGCGGGTCCGAAGCCCCAGACGAAAGAGGCGGCCATCCTGATGCTGGCCGACAGCGTCGAGGCCGCCGCCCGGAGTCTGCGGGAGCCGACGCCCAAGAAGCTGGAAAATGTCGTCGACCGGATCATCGAGTACTGTCTCCGAGACGGTCAGCTCGACGAGACCGAACTGACCTTGGGAGAGCTCTCCCGTATCCGGGATGCCCTCTGGAAGACCCTGGTCACGATGTACCACCAGCGGGTCCAGTATCCGGGCTTTGACTTTGGGGAGGGGCCCGTCTCCTTCGAGATGCCCAGCCTCCGGGGGGAAGAGGTCGAACAGCCTTCCGGTTCCTGGCGGAGGGTCAAGTAA
- a CDS encoding PhoH-like protein, protein MRRLEIPPEVTRPVMGPLNEHLRLLEKSLRVRIYTRGNHLYIEGTPGNVARTERVIRQLSTMSLEGQPVQADDVATLIRVTEENPDVDLTQYYETYQVRASPKRSVYPKSRNQRLYIEAMRNYDFVFAIGPAGTGKTYLAVAMALECLSNRQVSRLILTRPAVEAGERLGFLPGTMIEKVHPYLRPLFDALYDLMDIERVDALHQKGIIEIAPLAFMRGRTLNDAFIILDEAQNTTSEQMKMFLTRIGFNSKVVVTGDITQVDLPPGQVSGLREAIPILRGIEGLQFVFFDTEDVVRHPLVRKIVEAYERYEGRRRVGPAAADGDGPTDSP, encoded by the coding sequence ATGCGTCGTTTAGAGATTCCGCCGGAAGTCACCCGGCCCGTGATGGGCCCCCTCAACGAGCACCTCCGCCTCTTGGAGAAAAGTTTACGGGTTCGCATTTACACGCGGGGGAACCACCTTTACATCGAGGGGACACCGGGCAACGTCGCTCGCACCGAGCGGGTCATCCGCCAGCTTTCGACGATGAGCCTGGAGGGCCAACCCGTCCAGGCCGACGACGTCGCCACGTTGATTCGGGTGACCGAAGAGAACCCGGACGTCGACCTGACGCAGTACTACGAGACCTATCAGGTCCGGGCGTCGCCCAAGCGGAGCGTGTACCCCAAGTCCCGGAACCAGCGCCTGTACATCGAGGCCATGCGGAATTACGACTTTGTGTTCGCCATCGGTCCCGCCGGTACGGGCAAGACTTACCTGGCGGTCGCCATGGCGTTGGAGTGCCTGTCTAACCGGCAGGTCAGTCGCCTGATCCTGACCCGGCCGGCCGTGGAGGCGGGGGAGCGCCTGGGCTTCCTGCCCGGCACGATGATCGAGAAGGTCCATCCTTACCTACGGCCCCTGTTTGACGCCCTCTATGACTTGATGGACATCGAGCGGGTGGACGCCCTGCATCAAAAGGGCATCATCGAGATCGCCCCCCTGGCGTTCATGCGGGGTCGGACCCTGAACGATGCCTTTATTATCCTGGACGAGGCCCAGAATACGACGTCCGAGCAGATGAAGATGTTCCTGACCCGTATCGGCTTCAACTCGAAGGTCGTCGTCACGGGGGACATCACGCAGGTCGACCTGCCGCCGGGGCAGGTCTCGGGCCTTCGGGAGGCCATCCCGATCCTCCGAGGCATCGAGGGCTTGCAGTTTGTGTTTTTCGACACCGAGGACGTCGTGCGTCACCCCCTGGTCCGCAAAATCGTCGAGGCCTACGAGCGTTATGAGGGCCGTCGCCGAGTCGGTCCCGCGGCGGCCGACGGGGACGGTCCGACCGACTCGCCATGA
- the ssb gene encoding Single-stranded DNA-binding protein: protein MRSMNRVFLIGHVGQPPRVRTTPTGRKVANFTLATNEVWRDAGGQRQQRTEWHRIVAFGDLADFAEKYIQKGRFILVEGRLQTRQYTDGQGIARYVTEIVARDIGFLDPRGAAPEVEEPIEPPPAFDEPYEAPSSTPSGDEDLDFLI from the coding sequence ATGCGAAGCATGAATCGCGTCTTCTTGATCGGTCATGTCGGCCAGCCCCCTCGGGTCCGGACGACCCCGACGGGCCGGAAGGTCGCCAACTTTACGCTGGCGACCAACGAGGTCTGGCGGGACGCCGGAGGCCAACGTCAACAGCGGACCGAATGGCATCGGATCGTCGCCTTTGGGGACCTGGCCGACTTTGCCGAGAAATACATCCAGAAGGGCCGCTTTATCCTGGTCGAGGGTCGTTTGCAAACCCGTCAATATACGGACGGCCAGGGCATCGCCCGGTACGTGACGGAGATCGTCGCCCGGGACATCGGGTTCCTGGACCCCCGTGGAGCGGCCCCGGAGGTCGAGGAACCTATCGAGCCGCCCCCGGCTTTTGACGAGCCGTATGAGGCACCCTCGTCGACCCCCTCGGGGGACGAGGACTTGGACTTTCTCATCTAA